Proteins co-encoded in one Opisthocomus hoazin isolate bOpiHoa1 chromosome 9, bOpiHoa1.hap1, whole genome shotgun sequence genomic window:
- the MFSD6 gene encoding major facilitator superfamily domain-containing protein 6 isoform X2 yields the protein MAADDKVAILTDDEEELKRKYVLADPFNGISKDQDLPPHNESPSTETTTVPDEELDWLEKHCIKINNDLLISKVFYFFFYSAYGSLYPLLPVYYKQLGMSPSQSGLLVGIRYFIEFCSAPFWGVVADRFKKGKIVLLFSLLCWVLFNLGIGFVRPATLRCVPKGLPPARPTNASSPLTTVLQNTSMSSPLTPKVRGKRDLLTSSPVTLEATGTANPEMTFLLPTRSSDVEFLLENSTRLILKNTTSSPVSPGNATLSPTPAAVNTKLIPSDQAVLVYDQQEVEAIFLLILLVVITGEFFSASSVTIVDTITLQYLGKHRDRYGLQRMWGSLGWGLAMLSVGIGIDYTHTEVSIEGQGCKAPEYKNYRIVFIVFGVLMTMALMVATQFRFHYAHFKQDENKRKEVEISQVDRSTSNESSDNTPTSTSQSQSFSFWDLIKLLCSIQYGSVLFVAWFMGFGYGFVFTFLYWHLEDLNGTTTLFGVCSVLSHVSELTAYFFSHKLIELVGHIRVLYIGLACNTARYIYISYLENAWTVLPMEVLQGVTHAAIWAACISYLSAAVPPELRTSAQGILQGLHLGLGRGCGAMVGGVLVNYFGPAATFRGIGMACLVILLLFALIQWLLVLDEEEEKTMLAERIPVPSSPVPIATIDLVQQQSEDIMPRTEPRLPLKKTKHQEEQEDVNKPAWGISSSPWVTFAYAVYQIKEMVRLSKTSPAAENQPLQFVFCMLLGKAQLGKETEENQ from the exons ATGGCAGCCGATGATAAGGTTGCCATTTTAACCGACGATGAAGAAGAACTGAAGAGAAAGTACGTGCTCGCTGATCCTTTTAATGGCATTTCCAAGGACCAAGACTTGCCGCCCCATAATGAATCCCCTTCGACAGAGACGACCACTGTCCCGGATGAAGAGCTGGATTGGTTAGAAAAGCACTGCATCAAAATAAACAACGATCTtctgatctcaaaggtcttctattttttcttctattctgCATATGGCTCGCTCTACCCCTTGCTGCCTGTGTATTACAAGCAGCTGGGTATGTCACCCAGTCAGAGTGGACTTCTGGTGGGCATCAGATACTTCATTGAGTTTTGCAGTGCTCCCTTCTGGGGCGTGGTGGCAGATCGCTTCAAGAAAGGGAAGATCGTCCTCCTCTTTTCGCTGTTATGCTGGGTTTTATTTAACCTGGGGATTGGATTTGTCAGACCAGCCACCTTAAGGTGCGTACCAAAGGGCCTTCCACCGGCACGTCCCACCAACGCAAGCAGCCCTTTAACGACAGTTTTGCAAAACACCTCCATGTCTTCTCCGCTCACCCCGAAAGTTCGTGGGAAGAGAGACCTGCTCACTTCCAGTCCGGTCACTTTGGAAGCAACGGGGACAGCTAATCCTGAAATGACATTCCTGTTACCTACGCGGAGCAGCGATGTGGAGTTTCTCTTGGAAAACAGTACCCGTTTGATCTTGAAAAACACCACCTCCAGCCCAGTCTCACCAGGGAACGCGACTCTGAGTCCCACCCCAGCTGCCGTCAACACAAAGCTGATCCCCTCGGACCAAGCTGTGCTCGTTTACGATCAACAAGAAGTGGAAGCCATCTTTCTGCTCATTCTGCTGGTTGTCATAACAGGAGAATTTTTCAGCGCTTCCTCCGTTACCATTGTGGACACCATAACTCTGCAGTACCTCGGCAAACACCGGGACCGGTACGGACTGCAGCGTATGTGGGGGtctctgggctgggggctggccaTGCTCTCCGTGGGAATCGGCATTGACTATACCCATACAGAAGTCAGCATTGAGGGTCAAGGATGTAAAGCTCCCGAGTACAAGAACTACCGGATAGTCTTCATTGTTTTTGGTGTTCTGATGACGATGGCATTAATGGTGGCCACCCAGTTCCGATTTCATTACGCGCACTTCAAGCAAGacgaaaataagagaaaagaggTAGAAATCTCACAAGTGGACAGAAGTACCTCCAACGAATCCTCCGATAACACTCCCACCAGTACGAGCCAGTCGCAGTCTTTCAGTTTTTGGGACCTGATCAAGCTGCTGTGTAGTATCCAGTACGGCTCGGTGCTCTTCGTGGCCTGGTTCATGGGGTTCGGATATGGCTTTGTGTTCACCTTTCTTTACTGGCACTTGGAAGACCTGAACGGCACCACCACCCTCTTCGGAGTTTGTTCCGTGCTCAGTCACGTGTCCGAGCTGACTGCCTACTTCTTCAGCCACAAATTGATTGAACTGGTGGGTCACATCAG AGTGCTTTATATTGGTCTTGCCTGTAACACAGCTCGATACATTTACATCTCGTATCTGGAAAACGCCTGGACTGTTCTTCCGATGGAAGTACTGCAAG GTGTGACGCACGCGGCTATATGGGCAGCCTGCATTTCGTACCTGAGCGCGGCAGTGCCTCCGGAGCTGAGGACGTCAGCCCAGGGAATCCTGCAAGGGCTCCACCTGGGTCTGGGCAGAGGATGCGGGGCCATGGTCGGAGGGGTTCTGGTCAATTACTTCG GTCCTGCTGCCACATTCAGAGGAATAGGGATGGCTTGCTTAGTGATTCTTCTTCTGTTTGCGCTGATCCAGTGGCTGTTGGTTCTTGATGAAGAAGAAG AAAAGACAATGCTGGCAGAAAGGATCCCAGTGCCTTCCAGTCCTGTTCCCATAGCAACCATTGACCTTGTGCAGCAGCAGTCGGAAGACATCATGCCTCGGACTGAGCCCAGACTCCCTCTAAAGAAAACGAAACACCAAGAAGAGCAAGAGGACGTGAACAAGCCTGCCTGGGGCATCAGCTCGTCGCCTTGGGTCACCTTCGCTTATGCTGTCTACCAGATAAAAGAGATGGTTAGACTGTCCAAAACCAGTCCAGCTGCCGAGAATCAGCCTTTGCAG TTTGTTTTTTGCATGCTTCTTGGGAAAGCGCAGTTAGGAAAAGAGACGGAAG AAAATCAGTGA
- the MFSD6 gene encoding major facilitator superfamily domain-containing protein 6 isoform X3, whose product MAADDKVAILTDDEEELKRKYVLADPFNGISKDQDLPPHNESPSTETTTVPDEELDWLEKHCIKINNDLLISKVFYFFFYSAYGSLYPLLPVYYKQLGMSPSQSGLLVGIRYFIEFCSAPFWGVVADRFKKGKIVLLFSLLCWVLFNLGIGFVRPATLRCVPKGLPPARPTNASSPLTTVLQNTSMSSPLTPKVRGKRDLLTSSPVTLEATGTANPEMTFLLPTRSSDVEFLLENSTRLILKNTTSSPVSPGNATLSPTPAAVNTKLIPSDQAVLVYDQQEVEAIFLLILLVVITGEFFSASSVTIVDTITLQYLGKHRDRYGLQRMWGSLGWGLAMLSVGIGIDYTHTEVSIEGQGCKAPEYKNYRIVFIVFGVLMTMALMVATQFRFHYAHFKQDENKRKEVEISQVDRSTSNESSDNTPTSTSQSQSFSFWDLIKLLCSIQYGSVLFVAWFMGFGYGFVFTFLYWHLEDLNGTTTLFGVCSVLSHVSELTAYFFSHKLIELVGHIRVLYIGLACNTARYIYISYLENAWTVLPMEVLQGVTHAAIWAACISYLSAAVPPELRTSAQGILQGLHLGLGRGCGAMVGGVLVNYFGPAATFRGIGMACLVILLLFALIQWLLVLDEEEEKTMLAERIPVPSSPVPIATIDLVQQQSEDIMPRTEPRLPLKKTKHQEEQEDVNKPAWGISSSPWVTFAYAVYQIKEMVRLSKTSPAAENQPLQLGKETEENQ is encoded by the exons ATGGCAGCCGATGATAAGGTTGCCATTTTAACCGACGATGAAGAAGAACTGAAGAGAAAGTACGTGCTCGCTGATCCTTTTAATGGCATTTCCAAGGACCAAGACTTGCCGCCCCATAATGAATCCCCTTCGACAGAGACGACCACTGTCCCGGATGAAGAGCTGGATTGGTTAGAAAAGCACTGCATCAAAATAAACAACGATCTtctgatctcaaaggtcttctattttttcttctattctgCATATGGCTCGCTCTACCCCTTGCTGCCTGTGTATTACAAGCAGCTGGGTATGTCACCCAGTCAGAGTGGACTTCTGGTGGGCATCAGATACTTCATTGAGTTTTGCAGTGCTCCCTTCTGGGGCGTGGTGGCAGATCGCTTCAAGAAAGGGAAGATCGTCCTCCTCTTTTCGCTGTTATGCTGGGTTTTATTTAACCTGGGGATTGGATTTGTCAGACCAGCCACCTTAAGGTGCGTACCAAAGGGCCTTCCACCGGCACGTCCCACCAACGCAAGCAGCCCTTTAACGACAGTTTTGCAAAACACCTCCATGTCTTCTCCGCTCACCCCGAAAGTTCGTGGGAAGAGAGACCTGCTCACTTCCAGTCCGGTCACTTTGGAAGCAACGGGGACAGCTAATCCTGAAATGACATTCCTGTTACCTACGCGGAGCAGCGATGTGGAGTTTCTCTTGGAAAACAGTACCCGTTTGATCTTGAAAAACACCACCTCCAGCCCAGTCTCACCAGGGAACGCGACTCTGAGTCCCACCCCAGCTGCCGTCAACACAAAGCTGATCCCCTCGGACCAAGCTGTGCTCGTTTACGATCAACAAGAAGTGGAAGCCATCTTTCTGCTCATTCTGCTGGTTGTCATAACAGGAGAATTTTTCAGCGCTTCCTCCGTTACCATTGTGGACACCATAACTCTGCAGTACCTCGGCAAACACCGGGACCGGTACGGACTGCAGCGTATGTGGGGGtctctgggctgggggctggccaTGCTCTCCGTGGGAATCGGCATTGACTATACCCATACAGAAGTCAGCATTGAGGGTCAAGGATGTAAAGCTCCCGAGTACAAGAACTACCGGATAGTCTTCATTGTTTTTGGTGTTCTGATGACGATGGCATTAATGGTGGCCACCCAGTTCCGATTTCATTACGCGCACTTCAAGCAAGacgaaaataagagaaaagaggTAGAAATCTCACAAGTGGACAGAAGTACCTCCAACGAATCCTCCGATAACACTCCCACCAGTACGAGCCAGTCGCAGTCTTTCAGTTTTTGGGACCTGATCAAGCTGCTGTGTAGTATCCAGTACGGCTCGGTGCTCTTCGTGGCCTGGTTCATGGGGTTCGGATATGGCTTTGTGTTCACCTTTCTTTACTGGCACTTGGAAGACCTGAACGGCACCACCACCCTCTTCGGAGTTTGTTCCGTGCTCAGTCACGTGTCCGAGCTGACTGCCTACTTCTTCAGCCACAAATTGATTGAACTGGTGGGTCACATCAG AGTGCTTTATATTGGTCTTGCCTGTAACACAGCTCGATACATTTACATCTCGTATCTGGAAAACGCCTGGACTGTTCTTCCGATGGAAGTACTGCAAG GTGTGACGCACGCGGCTATATGGGCAGCCTGCATTTCGTACCTGAGCGCGGCAGTGCCTCCGGAGCTGAGGACGTCAGCCCAGGGAATCCTGCAAGGGCTCCACCTGGGTCTGGGCAGAGGATGCGGGGCCATGGTCGGAGGGGTTCTGGTCAATTACTTCG GTCCTGCTGCCACATTCAGAGGAATAGGGATGGCTTGCTTAGTGATTCTTCTTCTGTTTGCGCTGATCCAGTGGCTGTTGGTTCTTGATGAAGAAGAAG AAAAGACAATGCTGGCAGAAAGGATCCCAGTGCCTTCCAGTCCTGTTCCCATAGCAACCATTGACCTTGTGCAGCAGCAGTCGGAAGACATCATGCCTCGGACTGAGCCCAGACTCCCTCTAAAGAAAACGAAACACCAAGAAGAGCAAGAGGACGTGAACAAGCCTGCCTGGGGCATCAGCTCGTCGCCTTGGGTCACCTTCGCTTATGCTGTCTACCAGATAAAAGAGATGGTTAGACTGTCCAAAACCAGTCCAGCTGCCGAGAATCAGCCTTTGCAG TTAGGAAAAGAGACGGAAG AAAATCAGTGA
- the MFSD6 gene encoding major facilitator superfamily domain-containing protein 6 isoform X4, with protein MAADDKVAILTDDEEELKRKYVLADPFNGISKDQDLPPHNESPSTETTTVPDEELDWLEKHCIKINNDLLISKVFYFFFYSAYGSLYPLLPVYYKQLGMSPSQSGLLVGIRYFIEFCSAPFWGVVADRFKKGKIVLLFSLLCWVLFNLGIGFVRPATLRCVPKGLPPARPTNASSPLTTVLQNTSMSSPLTPKVRGKRDLLTSSPVTLEATGTANPEMTFLLPTRSSDVEFLLENSTRLILKNTTSSPVSPGNATLSPTPAAVNTKLIPSDQAVLVYDQQEVEAIFLLILLVVITGEFFSASSVTIVDTITLQYLGKHRDRYGLQRMWGSLGWGLAMLSVGIGIDYTHTEVSIEGQGCKAPEYKNYRIVFIVFGVLMTMALMVATQFRFHYAHFKQDENKRKEVEISQVDRSTSNESSDNTPTSTSQSQSFSFWDLIKLLCSIQYGSVLFVAWFMGFGYGFVFTFLYWHLEDLNGTTTLFGVCSVLSHVSELTAYFFSHKLIELVGHIRVLYIGLACNTARYIYISYLENAWTVLPMEVLQGVTHAAIWAACISYLSAAVPPELRTSAQGILQGLHLGLGRGCGAMVGGVLVNYFGPAATFRGIGMACLVILLLFALIQWLLVLDEEEEKTMLAERIPVPSSPVPIATIDLVQQQSEDIMPRTEPRLPLKKTKHQEEQEDVNKPAWGISSSPWVTFAYAVYQIKEMVRLSKTSPAAENQPLQRS; from the exons ATGGCAGCCGATGATAAGGTTGCCATTTTAACCGACGATGAAGAAGAACTGAAGAGAAAGTACGTGCTCGCTGATCCTTTTAATGGCATTTCCAAGGACCAAGACTTGCCGCCCCATAATGAATCCCCTTCGACAGAGACGACCACTGTCCCGGATGAAGAGCTGGATTGGTTAGAAAAGCACTGCATCAAAATAAACAACGATCTtctgatctcaaaggtcttctattttttcttctattctgCATATGGCTCGCTCTACCCCTTGCTGCCTGTGTATTACAAGCAGCTGGGTATGTCACCCAGTCAGAGTGGACTTCTGGTGGGCATCAGATACTTCATTGAGTTTTGCAGTGCTCCCTTCTGGGGCGTGGTGGCAGATCGCTTCAAGAAAGGGAAGATCGTCCTCCTCTTTTCGCTGTTATGCTGGGTTTTATTTAACCTGGGGATTGGATTTGTCAGACCAGCCACCTTAAGGTGCGTACCAAAGGGCCTTCCACCGGCACGTCCCACCAACGCAAGCAGCCCTTTAACGACAGTTTTGCAAAACACCTCCATGTCTTCTCCGCTCACCCCGAAAGTTCGTGGGAAGAGAGACCTGCTCACTTCCAGTCCGGTCACTTTGGAAGCAACGGGGACAGCTAATCCTGAAATGACATTCCTGTTACCTACGCGGAGCAGCGATGTGGAGTTTCTCTTGGAAAACAGTACCCGTTTGATCTTGAAAAACACCACCTCCAGCCCAGTCTCACCAGGGAACGCGACTCTGAGTCCCACCCCAGCTGCCGTCAACACAAAGCTGATCCCCTCGGACCAAGCTGTGCTCGTTTACGATCAACAAGAAGTGGAAGCCATCTTTCTGCTCATTCTGCTGGTTGTCATAACAGGAGAATTTTTCAGCGCTTCCTCCGTTACCATTGTGGACACCATAACTCTGCAGTACCTCGGCAAACACCGGGACCGGTACGGACTGCAGCGTATGTGGGGGtctctgggctgggggctggccaTGCTCTCCGTGGGAATCGGCATTGACTATACCCATACAGAAGTCAGCATTGAGGGTCAAGGATGTAAAGCTCCCGAGTACAAGAACTACCGGATAGTCTTCATTGTTTTTGGTGTTCTGATGACGATGGCATTAATGGTGGCCACCCAGTTCCGATTTCATTACGCGCACTTCAAGCAAGacgaaaataagagaaaagaggTAGAAATCTCACAAGTGGACAGAAGTACCTCCAACGAATCCTCCGATAACACTCCCACCAGTACGAGCCAGTCGCAGTCTTTCAGTTTTTGGGACCTGATCAAGCTGCTGTGTAGTATCCAGTACGGCTCGGTGCTCTTCGTGGCCTGGTTCATGGGGTTCGGATATGGCTTTGTGTTCACCTTTCTTTACTGGCACTTGGAAGACCTGAACGGCACCACCACCCTCTTCGGAGTTTGTTCCGTGCTCAGTCACGTGTCCGAGCTGACTGCCTACTTCTTCAGCCACAAATTGATTGAACTGGTGGGTCACATCAG AGTGCTTTATATTGGTCTTGCCTGTAACACAGCTCGATACATTTACATCTCGTATCTGGAAAACGCCTGGACTGTTCTTCCGATGGAAGTACTGCAAG GTGTGACGCACGCGGCTATATGGGCAGCCTGCATTTCGTACCTGAGCGCGGCAGTGCCTCCGGAGCTGAGGACGTCAGCCCAGGGAATCCTGCAAGGGCTCCACCTGGGTCTGGGCAGAGGATGCGGGGCCATGGTCGGAGGGGTTCTGGTCAATTACTTCG GTCCTGCTGCCACATTCAGAGGAATAGGGATGGCTTGCTTAGTGATTCTTCTTCTGTTTGCGCTGATCCAGTGGCTGTTGGTTCTTGATGAAGAAGAAG AAAAGACAATGCTGGCAGAAAGGATCCCAGTGCCTTCCAGTCCTGTTCCCATAGCAACCATTGACCTTGTGCAGCAGCAGTCGGAAGACATCATGCCTCGGACTGAGCCCAGACTCCCTCTAAAGAAAACGAAACACCAAGAAGAGCAAGAGGACGTGAACAAGCCTGCCTGGGGCATCAGCTCGTCGCCTTGGGTCACCTTCGCTTATGCTGTCTACCAGATAAAAGAGATGGTTAGACTGTCCAAAACCAGTCCAGCTGCCGAGAATCAGCCTTTGCAG CGCAGTTAG
- the MFSD6 gene encoding major facilitator superfamily domain-containing protein 6 isoform X1, producing MAADDKVAILTDDEEELKRKYVLADPFNGISKDQDLPPHNESPSTETTTVPDEELDWLEKHCIKINNDLLISKVFYFFFYSAYGSLYPLLPVYYKQLGMSPSQSGLLVGIRYFIEFCSAPFWGVVADRFKKGKIVLLFSLLCWVLFNLGIGFVRPATLRCVPKGLPPARPTNASSPLTTVLQNTSMSSPLTPKVRGKRDLLTSSPVTLEATGTANPEMTFLLPTRSSDVEFLLENSTRLILKNTTSSPVSPGNATLSPTPAAVNTKLIPSDQAVLVYDQQEVEAIFLLILLVVITGEFFSASSVTIVDTITLQYLGKHRDRYGLQRMWGSLGWGLAMLSVGIGIDYTHTEVSIEGQGCKAPEYKNYRIVFIVFGVLMTMALMVATQFRFHYAHFKQDENKRKEVEISQVDRSTSNESSDNTPTSTSQSQSFSFWDLIKLLCSIQYGSVLFVAWFMGFGYGFVFTFLYWHLEDLNGTTTLFGVCSVLSHVSELTAYFFSHKLIELVGHIRVLYIGLACNTARYIYISYLENAWTVLPMEVLQGVTHAAIWAACISYLSAAVPPELRTSAQGILQGLHLGLGRGCGAMVGGVLVNYFGPAATFRGIGMACLVILLLFALIQWLLVLDEEEEKTMLAERIPVPSSPVPIATIDLVQQQSEDIMPRTEPRLPLKKTKHQEEQEDVNKPAWGISSSPWVTFAYAVYQIKEMVRLSKTSPAAENQPLQKISENGGASSASPARQPPNPTDSGQSRNCSAPTPTATSDSQADGDRIASAPGAQPAAARP from the exons ATGGCAGCCGATGATAAGGTTGCCATTTTAACCGACGATGAAGAAGAACTGAAGAGAAAGTACGTGCTCGCTGATCCTTTTAATGGCATTTCCAAGGACCAAGACTTGCCGCCCCATAATGAATCCCCTTCGACAGAGACGACCACTGTCCCGGATGAAGAGCTGGATTGGTTAGAAAAGCACTGCATCAAAATAAACAACGATCTtctgatctcaaaggtcttctattttttcttctattctgCATATGGCTCGCTCTACCCCTTGCTGCCTGTGTATTACAAGCAGCTGGGTATGTCACCCAGTCAGAGTGGACTTCTGGTGGGCATCAGATACTTCATTGAGTTTTGCAGTGCTCCCTTCTGGGGCGTGGTGGCAGATCGCTTCAAGAAAGGGAAGATCGTCCTCCTCTTTTCGCTGTTATGCTGGGTTTTATTTAACCTGGGGATTGGATTTGTCAGACCAGCCACCTTAAGGTGCGTACCAAAGGGCCTTCCACCGGCACGTCCCACCAACGCAAGCAGCCCTTTAACGACAGTTTTGCAAAACACCTCCATGTCTTCTCCGCTCACCCCGAAAGTTCGTGGGAAGAGAGACCTGCTCACTTCCAGTCCGGTCACTTTGGAAGCAACGGGGACAGCTAATCCTGAAATGACATTCCTGTTACCTACGCGGAGCAGCGATGTGGAGTTTCTCTTGGAAAACAGTACCCGTTTGATCTTGAAAAACACCACCTCCAGCCCAGTCTCACCAGGGAACGCGACTCTGAGTCCCACCCCAGCTGCCGTCAACACAAAGCTGATCCCCTCGGACCAAGCTGTGCTCGTTTACGATCAACAAGAAGTGGAAGCCATCTTTCTGCTCATTCTGCTGGTTGTCATAACAGGAGAATTTTTCAGCGCTTCCTCCGTTACCATTGTGGACACCATAACTCTGCAGTACCTCGGCAAACACCGGGACCGGTACGGACTGCAGCGTATGTGGGGGtctctgggctgggggctggccaTGCTCTCCGTGGGAATCGGCATTGACTATACCCATACAGAAGTCAGCATTGAGGGTCAAGGATGTAAAGCTCCCGAGTACAAGAACTACCGGATAGTCTTCATTGTTTTTGGTGTTCTGATGACGATGGCATTAATGGTGGCCACCCAGTTCCGATTTCATTACGCGCACTTCAAGCAAGacgaaaataagagaaaagaggTAGAAATCTCACAAGTGGACAGAAGTACCTCCAACGAATCCTCCGATAACACTCCCACCAGTACGAGCCAGTCGCAGTCTTTCAGTTTTTGGGACCTGATCAAGCTGCTGTGTAGTATCCAGTACGGCTCGGTGCTCTTCGTGGCCTGGTTCATGGGGTTCGGATATGGCTTTGTGTTCACCTTTCTTTACTGGCACTTGGAAGACCTGAACGGCACCACCACCCTCTTCGGAGTTTGTTCCGTGCTCAGTCACGTGTCCGAGCTGACTGCCTACTTCTTCAGCCACAAATTGATTGAACTGGTGGGTCACATCAG AGTGCTTTATATTGGTCTTGCCTGTAACACAGCTCGATACATTTACATCTCGTATCTGGAAAACGCCTGGACTGTTCTTCCGATGGAAGTACTGCAAG GTGTGACGCACGCGGCTATATGGGCAGCCTGCATTTCGTACCTGAGCGCGGCAGTGCCTCCGGAGCTGAGGACGTCAGCCCAGGGAATCCTGCAAGGGCTCCACCTGGGTCTGGGCAGAGGATGCGGGGCCATGGTCGGAGGGGTTCTGGTCAATTACTTCG GTCCTGCTGCCACATTCAGAGGAATAGGGATGGCTTGCTTAGTGATTCTTCTTCTGTTTGCGCTGATCCAGTGGCTGTTGGTTCTTGATGAAGAAGAAG AAAAGACAATGCTGGCAGAAAGGATCCCAGTGCCTTCCAGTCCTGTTCCCATAGCAACCATTGACCTTGTGCAGCAGCAGTCGGAAGACATCATGCCTCGGACTGAGCCCAGACTCCCTCTAAAGAAAACGAAACACCAAGAAGAGCAAGAGGACGTGAACAAGCCTGCCTGGGGCATCAGCTCGTCGCCTTGGGTCACCTTCGCTTATGCTGTCTACCAGATAAAAGAGATGGTTAGACTGTCCAAAACCAGTCCAGCTGCCGAGAATCAGCCTTTGCAG AAAATCAGTGAGAATGGCGGTGCTTCATCAGCCAGCCCAGCAAGACAACCCCCAAATCCGACAGATTCTGGGCAGTCCAGAAATTGTTCAGCACCAACACCTACAGCAACATCAGATTCTCAAGCAGACGGCGACCGCATCGCGTCGGCTCCCGGCGctcagcctgctgctgccaggcccTGA